Proteins encoded within one genomic window of Edaphobacter lichenicola:
- a CDS encoding acyl carrier protein has product MSSQQVPSSLRDILADVLEISPEEVTPELGVGTIDTWDSFRHLQAILAIEGEYNVQLDPSRIPELTTVSLIQAELVAKGATL; this is encoded by the coding sequence ATGAGTTCTCAGCAAGTGCCGTCGTCGCTTCGTGACATTCTCGCCGATGTTCTCGAAATCTCGCCCGAAGAGGTCACACCCGAGCTCGGCGTCGGTACCATTGATACCTGGGACTCCTTCCGCCATCTGCAGGCGATCCTCGCGATCGAAGGCGAATACAACGTTCAGTTGGATCCCTCCCGCATCCCGGAGCTGACAACCGTCTCGCTCATCCAGGCAGAGTTGGTCGCCAAGGGAGCGACGCTTTGA
- a CDS encoding polysaccharide deacetylase family protein, translating to MTKPPDRLYLLYHELRPSRSDYSYIVETSQFEKHVDLFLELRKRQPPGFYPEITFDDGHLSNFEFALPILQSRSVMAWFFITTGWTGQRPGYMGWPELRELQQAGQQIGAHGWSHALLTHCDPSQLQKELVQARLTLEDKLGTSITTMSLPGGRSNQRVLAACRDAGYTQVFTSGPKAEPQPAGATVGRLNIRGDMTLEWIAKLFQPESGVLSSLQRQHQIKSTVKTLLGDKLYEKLWALLNRQEPDTDAGEAAANEDTAHYQ from the coding sequence GTGACCAAGCCGCCAGACAGACTCTACCTCCTCTATCACGAACTGCGGCCCAGCCGAAGCGACTACTCCTACATCGTCGAAACCTCTCAGTTTGAAAAGCACGTCGATCTTTTTCTCGAACTTCGAAAGAGACAACCGCCTGGTTTCTATCCAGAGATCACCTTCGACGACGGGCACCTCTCAAACTTCGAGTTCGCTCTCCCCATCCTGCAATCACGCTCCGTCATGGCATGGTTCTTCATCACAACAGGCTGGACCGGGCAGAGACCAGGCTACATGGGCTGGCCGGAGCTGCGCGAACTGCAACAAGCCGGCCAACAGATTGGTGCACATGGATGGTCCCACGCACTCCTCACCCATTGCGATCCGTCACAGTTACAAAAAGAGCTGGTCCAGGCGCGCCTCACCCTCGAAGACAAACTTGGAACTTCCATTACAACGATGTCCCTGCCCGGCGGACGATCGAATCAGCGCGTCCTGGCTGCCTGTCGTGACGCCGGCTACACCCAGGTTTTCACCTCGGGGCCAAAAGCAGAGCCACAACCAGCGGGAGCGACTGTAGGCCGCTTGAACATTCGCGGCGACATGACCCTGGAGTGGATCGCAAAGCTCTTCCAGCCCGAGAGCGGCGTCCTGTCCAGTCTCCAACGACAGCACCAGATAAAATCCACCGTGAAGACTCTGCTGGGAGACAAGCTCTACGAAAAGCTTTGGGCTCTTCTCAATCGACAAGAGCCAGATACCGACGCCGGAGAAGCTGCTGCCAATGAAGATACTGCACATTATCAGTAG
- a CDS encoding glycosyltransferase family 4 protein: MKILHIISSSGMYGAEAVILNMSRTLNESAHSSILGVFSNSANPNLQLHEVATAQGIDSHLISCTGQIDRTVPTSIRELVARTNADVIHAHGYKADLYSYFALRQSAVPLVSTCHTWYDNDLAVSLYGMADRFVLRSYAAVVAVSEEVRQRLLNAGVRKEKIHLIRNGIDLRPFDNALPSLREISSHDRSPIVGLVGRLATEKGVDIFLRAAARVLIELPSTKFVVVGDGPDREQLELLIDELQIRENVSLLGRRDDMPSVYASLDIMVSASRREGLPIAILEGMASSLPIIATAVGAVPTIVLNGRTGVLVPAEDVAALASEIVKLLTNPSQRQQLGAAAKKLIEEEFSAQRMTADYLHVYEQAIATKTQTASTRSTSAAVSQGKTK, translated from the coding sequence ATGAAGATACTGCACATTATCAGTAGCAGCGGAATGTACGGTGCAGAGGCCGTGATCCTTAACATGTCGCGCACGCTGAATGAGAGCGCGCATTCAAGCATCCTCGGCGTCTTTTCGAACTCGGCGAACCCTAACCTCCAGCTTCACGAAGTTGCGACAGCTCAGGGGATCGACTCGCATCTGATCTCGTGCACGGGACAGATTGATCGAACCGTACCCACAAGCATTCGTGAGCTTGTCGCTCGCACCAACGCGGATGTCATCCACGCGCACGGTTACAAGGCAGACCTGTACTCCTACTTCGCCTTGCGCCAATCAGCCGTTCCGCTCGTCTCCACCTGCCACACCTGGTACGACAACGATCTGGCGGTCTCCCTCTACGGCATGGCGGACCGCTTCGTGCTCCGGAGCTACGCGGCCGTAGTCGCGGTCTCGGAGGAGGTAAGACAACGGCTGTTGAACGCTGGCGTTCGCAAAGAGAAGATCCATCTCATTCGAAACGGCATCGACCTTCGCCCCTTCGACAACGCACTTCCTTCGTTGCGCGAGATCTCCTCGCATGATCGCTCTCCCATAGTCGGACTTGTTGGCAGACTCGCCACGGAGAAGGGCGTAGATATCTTTCTTCGAGCCGCAGCACGCGTTCTGATCGAGCTTCCGTCGACAAAGTTTGTCGTAGTCGGCGACGGACCGGATCGCGAACAGCTTGAGTTACTTATTGATGAGCTGCAGATTCGCGAAAACGTCTCGCTGCTGGGACGTCGAGACGACATGCCCTCCGTCTACGCCTCGCTCGACATCATGGTCTCGGCCTCTCGCCGCGAAGGCCTCCCTATTGCTATTCTCGAGGGCATGGCAAGCAGCCTGCCCATCATTGCAACCGCAGTAGGCGCGGTGCCAACCATCGTTCTCAACGGCAGGACGGGAGTACTCGTTCCTGCGGAAGACGTCGCGGCCCTGGCATCCGAGATCGTCAAGCTACTCACCAATCCCTCGCAGCGACAACAGCTCGGAGCAGCAGCAAAAAAACTCATCGAAGAAGAGTTCTCCGCCCAGCGAATGACGGCGGACTATCTTCACGTCTATGAGCAAGCGATCGCAACCAAAACGCAGACCGCGTCCACTCGTTCCACCTCCGCCGCAGTCTCGCAAGGAAAAACCAAGTGA